The following coding sequences lie in one Myxococcus xanthus genomic window:
- a CDS encoding prolyl oligopeptidase family serine peptidase produces the protein MKLKTALTAAVLTLPLAAPAAPAPAPAATAPRKAASKAPASPKKETVDTYHGTAVKDPYQWLEDSSDAQVKQWNDAQNAYTRALLDKLSGREAIRQRVSELLSWKSPGYGGLHEAGGTLFAMKAQPPKQQSFLVVLGSVDDTSKERVLVDPMVVDPSGHTTIDWYVPTLDGKKIAVSMSKNGTESGDVTVYDVATGKPLPNETVPRVNGGTAGGSLTWTADGKGYFYTRYPRGEERPEADRDFFQQVYFHQLGTPTEKDTYVLGKDFPRIAMTELDTSHDGQHISAVVANGDGGEYMLYLRDAAGKWSQVSKFEDKVIRARFGHDGAMYLLSRKDAPRGKVLRLPLATPTLDKATVVVPEGEASIQGFFPTKSRLYVSEQLGGPSQLRMVDLKGKAMGMVPTLPVSSVGGLVSQGDDDVLFINTSFTQPMAWYRYSAKDNTVKKTALARTSPLDLSDVEVVRAFATSKDGTKVPVSILKKKGTKLNGNNPALLTGYGGFNISISPSYNSLAGFWLEQGGVFAVANLRGGSEFGEKWHAEGSLTNKQNVFDDFHAAAKLLVDQKYTQPKKLAIQGGSNGGLLMGAAVTQHPEMYGAVVARVGIYDMLRVELTPNGQFNITEYGTVKNPEQFKALHAYSPLHNVKDGTAYPSVLFTSGANDPRVDPFHSRKMVARMQEATKAKNPILLRANAETGHGAGTPLNARIEEEVDVYSFVFNALGMKYQPPAKKVAAPKPQ, from the coding sequence GTGAAGCTGAAGACCGCATTGACGGCGGCGGTGCTGACCCTGCCGCTGGCTGCGCCAGCCGCCCCCGCCCCCGCGCCGGCCGCGACGGCGCCCCGCAAGGCCGCCTCCAAGGCGCCCGCGTCGCCGAAGAAGGAGACGGTGGACACCTACCACGGCACGGCGGTGAAGGACCCGTACCAGTGGCTGGAGGACTCGTCCGACGCGCAGGTGAAGCAGTGGAACGACGCGCAGAACGCGTACACCCGCGCCCTCCTGGACAAGCTGTCCGGACGCGAGGCCATCCGCCAGCGCGTCTCCGAGTTGCTGAGCTGGAAGTCCCCTGGCTACGGCGGGCTGCACGAGGCCGGCGGTACGTTGTTCGCCATGAAGGCCCAGCCGCCCAAGCAGCAGTCCTTCCTGGTCGTGCTCGGCTCGGTGGATGACACGTCCAAGGAGCGCGTGCTGGTGGACCCCATGGTGGTGGACCCCTCGGGCCACACCACCATCGACTGGTACGTCCCCACGCTGGACGGCAAGAAGATCGCCGTGTCGATGTCGAAGAACGGCACCGAGAGCGGCGACGTCACCGTCTATGACGTGGCCACCGGCAAGCCGCTGCCGAATGAGACCGTGCCCCGCGTGAATGGAGGCACCGCGGGTGGCAGCCTGACGTGGACGGCGGACGGCAAGGGCTACTTCTACACGCGCTACCCGCGCGGCGAGGAGCGTCCCGAGGCGGACCGTGACTTCTTCCAGCAGGTCTACTTCCACCAGCTCGGCACGCCCACGGAGAAGGACACGTATGTGCTGGGCAAGGACTTCCCACGCATCGCGATGACGGAACTGGACACGTCTCACGACGGCCAGCACATCTCCGCCGTCGTGGCCAACGGCGACGGCGGCGAGTACATGCTGTACCTGCGCGACGCCGCCGGGAAGTGGTCGCAGGTGTCGAAGTTCGAGGACAAGGTCATCCGCGCGCGCTTCGGCCACGACGGCGCCATGTACCTGCTCAGCCGCAAGGACGCGCCGCGCGGCAAGGTGCTGCGGCTGCCGCTGGCCACGCCCACGCTGGACAAGGCCACGGTGGTGGTGCCGGAGGGCGAGGCCAGCATCCAGGGCTTCTTCCCCACGAAGTCGCGGCTCTACGTGAGCGAGCAGCTCGGCGGGCCTTCGCAGCTGCGCATGGTGGACCTGAAGGGCAAGGCGATGGGGATGGTGCCCACCCTGCCCGTGTCCTCCGTGGGCGGACTCGTGAGCCAGGGCGATGACGACGTGCTCTTCATCAACACCAGCTTCACCCAGCCGATGGCCTGGTACCGGTACTCGGCGAAGGACAACACGGTGAAGAAGACGGCGCTGGCCCGCACGTCGCCGCTGGACCTGAGCGACGTGGAAGTGGTGCGCGCGTTCGCCACGTCCAAGGACGGCACCAAGGTTCCCGTCAGCATCCTCAAGAAGAAGGGCACCAAGCTCAACGGCAACAACCCGGCGCTGCTGACGGGCTACGGCGGCTTCAACATCTCCATCAGCCCGAGCTACAACTCGCTGGCCGGTTTCTGGCTGGAACAGGGCGGCGTGTTCGCGGTGGCCAACCTGCGCGGCGGCTCGGAGTTCGGCGAGAAGTGGCACGCCGAGGGCTCGCTCACGAACAAGCAGAACGTCTTCGACGACTTCCACGCCGCCGCGAAGCTGCTGGTGGACCAGAAGTACACGCAGCCGAAGAAGCTGGCCATCCAGGGTGGCAGCAACGGCGGCCTCCTGATGGGCGCGGCCGTCACCCAGCACCCGGAGATGTACGGCGCCGTCGTGGCGCGCGTGGGCATCTACGACATGCTCCGGGTGGAGCTGACGCCCAACGGCCAGTTCAACATCACCGAGTACGGCACCGTGAAGAACCCGGAGCAGTTCAAGGCGCTGCACGCGTACTCGCCGCTCCACAACGTGAAGGACGGCACGGCCTACCCCTCAGTGCTCTTCACGTCCGGCGCGAACGATCCGCGCGTGGACCCGTTCCACTCACGGAAGATGGTGGCCCGGATGCAGGAGGCCACCAAGGCGAAGAACCCCATCCTGCTGCGCGCCAACGCGGAGACGGGCCACGGCGCCGGCACGCCGCTGAACGCACGCATCGAGGAAGAAGTCGACGTGTACTCGTTCGTGTTCAACGCCCTGGGCATGAAGTACCAGCCCCCGGCGAAGAAGGTCGCGGCGCCCAAGCCGCAGTAG
- a CDS encoding PAN domain-containing protein, with protein MCSREPREACVPGERFLKASTQNATACAAACQQDARCHAWPHQRSGVQGPASRC; from the coding sequence ATGTGTTCACGCGAGCCACGTGAAGCCTGCGTGCCAGGCGAGCGCTTCCTCAAGGCCTCAACGCAGAACGCCACTGCGTGTGCGGCCGCGTGTCAGCAGGACGCGCGCTGCCATGCCTGGCCCCACCAGCGGTCTGGAGTACAGGGCCCGGCGTCCCGCTGCTAG
- a CDS encoding PH domain-containing protein: protein MSPGPFMAGETGFEPVELPGSPRPCGLPPGWAAWAACAPRGGTASAPARRTARVSPSSGPSWHLFTSPPPSTGLLSVLYFETGALSKTVGEIDLRNVGDTQVAQSLLDRLLGIGSVALISTDKTSPVSVLRWMAAPRSLRELVRTRAYPVSHRHVFTRAT from the coding sequence ATGAGTCCTGGGCCATTCATGGCAGGGGAGACAGGATTTGAACCCGTGGAGTTACCTGGAAGCCCACGCCCCTGCGGCCTGCCGCCTGGATGGGCTGCTTGGGCGGCATGTGCCCCGAGGGGCGGCACAGCCTCTGCTCCGGCCCGGCGCACAGCCCGCGTGTCACCCTCCAGCGGCCCTTCTTGGCACCTCTTCACCAGCCCGCCGCCCTCAACAGGGCTCCTATCCGTCCTATACTTCGAGACCGGAGCCCTCTCCAAAACCGTGGGGGAGATCGACCTCCGGAATGTCGGTGATACGCAAGTCGCGCAGAGCCTGCTGGACCGACTCCTCGGCATCGGCAGCGTCGCCCTCATCTCGACGGACAAGACGTCTCCGGTCTCGGTCCTTCGCTGGATGGCCGCGCCGCGCTCCCTCCGCGAGCTCGTCCGCACGCGGGCCTATCCGGTGAGCCACAGGCATGTGTTCACGCGAGCCACGTGA